One genomic segment of Impatiens glandulifera chromosome 6, dImpGla2.1, whole genome shotgun sequence includes these proteins:
- the LOC124941378 gene encoding RRP12-like protein: protein MDDYSNMQEDFASYPEGQSSDFCELIISRFTNSTHEHHHHLCSLAGTMSQELKDQNIPLSNVAYFGATTSSLDRLSSEAEPPSHVLEALLSLLSMLLPRVAIPIIRNKAYYLSNILIRALRLKSATPGGVAAGLKCVSHLLIVLNKSSWTEISSLYGSLLSYATDSNLKVRKQSHVCLRDILLAFQRMTVLAPASEGITNAFEKFLLLAGGSSKGASEGPKGAQEVLYVLDALKDCLPLMSLNSSTSVLKLYGTLLGMKQPLVTRRITASLNSLSLCPTTDINSEVFLDLLCSLATSVSLNEMTADDMTFTARLLDVGVRKIHLLHGKNCANKLSLIFNALKDILASEHEEALHAATEAFKSLLNVCIDESLIQQGINQIMANEIAQVRKSGPTVIEKICAIVESLVDYRYAAVWDLSFQVISTMFNKLGVHSFYLLKGTLIGLADMQTLPDEDFPFRKQLHECVGSAVASMGPERFLSIVPLKFEAVDFSESNIWLFPILKQYIIGAKLGYFKDSIFSMVEILNQRYLKLEQEGMLYSANVVDGIIYALWSLLPSFCNYPVDTDKNFEELMRSLFSSLCAEAEEHEVHGANAEHKILRLTSINRVICASLQILIHQNKEIAEGVNGASDIEASIPQKQAIAYYTPQIANNNLKVLCSSAGKLLDVLGKIYLKPSKDADGCFEAVIRDIASIADKVVLRSVFSITMERMLHVIKKANEGKVSKDSQKSNFQTSHEEKSALLLKRAKLLDLAVALLPGLHQKEIDVLFVVIKAALKDPEVLIQKKGYKALSIILKNSDGFLSQKLEELLNLMIEVLPSCHCSSKRYRIDSLYFLVVFVLKDQSGQRQHNIITSFLTEIVLSLKETNKKTRNRAYDLLVQIGHACADEEQGGTSESLLKFFNKVAGGLKGDTPHMISAAIKGLARLAYEFSDLLSAAYNVLPSALILLKRKNRELIKANLGLLKVLVAKSQADGLQVHLKSIVVGLLAWQDDTKNHFKAKIKLLIEMLIKKCGIDAVKAVTPEEHVKLLTNIRKIKMRKDKKHAAKTEETRSHFSKATTSRMSKWNHTQIFSDSGDDESESEAEYTDGTTVMSHQSKASRGKNSVGLKRTRKANNLPEDFVDHLEDEPLDLLDRQKTRGALRSSANNLKRKADSDEDMEIDPMGKIIIREEGGERSNPKRKEEMPDGLDFDKMSLAGSSRVSMNNSSRKGQKRVKTSESGWAYTGSVYSSKKAGGDLTKKGKLEPYAYWPLDRKMMSRRSEHRASARKGISSVVKMTKFLQGKSVANALALNNSKFKKDRKKKVK, encoded by the exons ATGGATGACTACAGCAATATGCAGGAGGACTTCGCCTCCTATCCCGAAGGACAATCATCTGATTTCTGTGAGTTAATCATCTCTCGATTCACCAACTCTACGCACGAgcaccatcatcatctttgttcTCTTGCCGGAACTATGTCTCAAGAGCTTAAGGACCAAAACATTCCTCTATCAAACGTCGCTTATTTTGGTGCTACAACCTCTTCCCTTGACCGCCTCTCTTCAGAGGCCGAACCCCCTTCTCATGTCCTTGAAGCCCTTCTGTCCCTTCTTTCCATGCTCCTTCCTCGTGTAGCTATTCCAATTATCAGGAATAAAGCCTATTATTTGTCTAATATATTGATTCGTGCCCTTCGCTTGAAATCAGCAACTCCTGGCGGTGTTGCTGCTGGGTTGAAGTGTGTCTCGCATTTGTTGATTGTCTTGAATAAATCGTCCTGGACAGAAATCTCTTCGCTTTATGGTTCTCTTCTTAGCTACGCTACTGACAGCAACCTCAAG GTAAGGAAGCAGTCACATGTGTGTCTTCGCGATATATTGCTTGCTTTTCAAAGAATGACAGTTCTGGCTCCTGCCAGTGAGGGCATTACAAACGCCTTTGAGAAGTTTCTGCTGCTTGCTGGCGGATCAAGTAAAGGTGCTTCAGAAGGACCCAAAGGCGCTCAGGAAGTTCTTTATGTTTTGGATGCTCTGAAAGATTGCCTTCCTTTAATGTCATTGAACTCCTCCACTAGTGTTCTAAAATTGTATGGAACTCTATTGGGGATGAAACAGCCTCTTGTCACTAGACGCATAACAGCTAGTCTGAATTCTCTCAGTCTCTGCCCAACCACAGACATTAATTCAGAAGTGTTTCTTGATTTGTTATGCTCATTAGCCACTTCTGTCTCTTTGAATGAGATGACTGCAGATGACATGACATTCACTGCCAGGCTGCTCGATGTAGGAGTTAGAAAAATCCATTTGCTTCACGGGAAGAACTGTGCTAACAAACTATCACTAATATTCAATGCTCTGAAAG ATATATTGGCCTCTGAACATGAAGAAGCCCTGCATGCCGCTACAGAAGCCTTTAAGAGTTTGCTGAATGTCTGTATTGATGAAAGTTTGATCCAACAGGGAATCAATCAAATAATGGCAAACGAAATTGCACAAGTTAGAAAGTCTGGACCGACTGTCATTGAGAAAATTTGTGCAATTGTTGAGAGCTTAGTTGATTACAGATATGCTGCAGTCTGGGACTTGTCGTTTCAAGTCATTTCAACAATGTTTAATAAACTTG GAGtacattcattttatttattgaagGGAACCCTCATTGGTCTAGCAGACATGCAAACATTGCCTGATGAAGACTTCCCTTTCAGGAAACAG CTGCATGAATGTGTTGGATCAGCTGTTGCCTCTATGGGTCCTGAAAGATTCTTGTCTATCGTTCCCTTGAAGTTTGAAGCTGTAGACTTTTCTGAGTCTAATATTTGGCTTTTTCCAATTTTGAAGCAATATATTATTGGGGCCAAATTAGGCTACTTTAAGGATTCAATTTTTTCAATGGTTGAAATTCTTAATCAGAGATACTTAAAG CTTGAGCAAGAAGGGATGCTTTATTCTGCGAATGTGGTAGACGGAATCATTTATGCATTGTGGTCCTTGTTACCTTCATTCTGCAACTATCCAGTGGATACTGACAAAAACTTTGAGGAATTAATGAGATCATTATTCAGTTCTCTTTGTGCTGAAGCAGAAGAACATGAGGTACATGGCGCAAATGCAGAACACAAGATACTTAGACTAACGAGCATAAATAGAGTTATATGTGCCAGCTTGCAAATCCTGATCCATCAGAATAAAGAAATTGCCGAGGGAGTCAACGGCGCATCAGATATTGAAGCGAGCATCCCCCAAAAGCAAGCTATTGCTTATTATACCCCACAGATCGCAAATAATAACTTGAAGGTGTTGTGTTCCTCTGCTGGTAAATTGTTAGATGTCCTTgggaagatttatttgaaaccATCCAAGGATGCAGATGGATGCTTTGAG GCTGTGATCCGCGATATTGCTTCAATAGCAGATAAAGTCGTTTTGAGGAGTGTATTTTCAATAACAATGGAGAGGATGCTGCATGTTATCAAAAAGGCTAATGAAGGAAAAGTGTCAAAGGATTCCCAAAAGAGTAACTTCCAGACTTCACATGAGGAAAAATCTGCACTTTTGCTAAAAAG GGCAAAGTTACTAGATTTAGCAGTTGCACTTTTGCCCGGTTTACATCAAAAAGAGATTGATGTATTGTTTGTTGTTATCAAAGCTGCTTTAAAG GATCCTGAAGTTTTGATCCAAAAGAAGGGTTATAAAGCCCTCTCCATTATACTCAAG AACTCTGATGGATTTCTATCACAAAAGCTGGAAGAGTTACTAAACTTGATGATTGAAGTACTTCCCTCATGTCATTGCTCTTCCAAACGATATCGAATTGATAGCTTGTACTTTCTAGTTGTGTTTGTTTTAAAG GATCAATCAGGACAGAGACAACATAACATAATCACCTCTTTCCTTACTGAAATTGTACTATCACTGAAAGAG ACAAATAAAAAGACAAGGAACAGAGCTTATGATTTGCTTGTACAAATTGGACACGCGTGTGCAGATGAAGAACAGGGTGGGACAAGTGAATCTTTGCTTAAGTTTTTTAACAAG GTTGCTGGAGGTCTGAAAGGTGATACCCCACATATGATTAGCGCAGCAATCAAAGGCTTGGCTCGCTTGGCTTATGAATTTTCCGATCTACTTTCGGCTGCTTATAACGTGCTACCATCAGCGCTTATTCTCTTGAAGAGAAAGAACAGAGAACTGATAAAA GCTAACCTTGGACTGTTGAAGGTACTGGTGGCTAAGTCACAAGCTGATGGATTACAAGTGCATTTGAAGAGCATTGTTGTAGGACTTTTGGCGTGGCAAGATGACACCAAAAACCATTTTAAAGCTAAG ATTAAGTTGCTTATTGAAATGTTGATCAAGAAATGTGGTATAGATGCTGTCAAGGCTGTAACACCTGAAGAACATGTGAAACTTCTCACTAACATACGGAAG ATTAAGATGCGGAAAGATAAGAAACATGCTGCAAAGACCGAAGAGACTAGGAGTCATTTTTCCAAAGCAACTACATCAAG GATGAGCAAATGGAACCACACACAAATATTTTCTGATTCTGGCGACGATGAAAGTGAAAGTGAGGCAGAATACACAGATGGTACAACAGTTATGAGTCATCAGAGCAAGGCTTCTCGAGGAAAGAATAGCGTTGG GTTGAAGAGGACACGGAAAGCCAATAACTTGCCAGAAGATTTTGTAGATCATCTGGAAGACGAACCGTTGGATTTGCTTGACCGTCAAAAGACAAGAGGAGCCCTTCGATCATCTGCGAATAATCTGAAAAGGAAGGCGGATTCAGATGAAGATATGGAAATTGACCCTATGGGGAAAATCATTATCCGCGAGGAGGGAGGAGAGCGTAGTAATCCAAAGAGGAAGGAAGAGATGCCTGATGGTCTAGATTTTGATAAAATGAGTTTGGCAGGCAGCAGTCGTGTCTCCATGAACAATTCATCAAGAAAAGGCCAAAAGCGCGTGAAAACTTCTGAATCTGGGTGGGCTTATACCGGAAGTGTATACAGTAGTAAGAAAGCAGGTGGGGACTTGACAAAAAAGGGAAAACTAGAGCCATATGCCTACTGGCCTCTAGATCGTAAGATGATGAGTCGCAGATCAGAGCATCGGGCATCTGCAAGGAAAGGTATTTCAAGTGTAGTCAAAATGACCAAATTTCTTCAAGGTAAGAGCGTTGCAAATGCTTTGGCCCTTAACAACTCAAAGTTCAAGAAGGAtaggaagaagaaagtgaaatga